In Jejubacter calystegiae, the following are encoded in one genomic region:
- the speB gene encoding agmatinase produces the protein MSTLGHQFDNSLVSNAFGFLRLPLNFQPYDSDAEWVITGVPFDMATSGRAGGRHGPAAIRQISTQLAWEGNRFPWDFDMRERLNVVDCGDLVYAFGDARNMSENLQAHAEKLLAAGKRMLSFGGDHFVTLPLLRAHAKHFGKMALVHFDAHTDTYGNGSEFDHGTMFYTAPKEGLIDPTRSVQIGIRTEFDKDNGFTVLDAPQVNDRSVDDVLAQVKQIVGDMPVYLTFDIDCLDPAHAPGTGTPVIGGLTTDRALKLVRGLKDLNIVGMDLVEVAPAYDQSEITALAAATLALEMLYLQASKKGQ, from the coding sequence ATGAGCACCTTAGGCCATCAGTTTGACAACTCCCTGGTATCCAATGCCTTTGGTTTTTTACGTTTACCGCTGAACTTCCAGCCTTACGACAGCGATGCAGAGTGGGTGATTACCGGCGTTCCCTTCGATATGGCGACTTCCGGTCGGGCCGGTGGCCGTCACGGGCCTGCGGCGATCCGCCAGATCTCCACCCAACTGGCCTGGGAAGGTAACCGTTTCCCGTGGGACTTCGATATGCGCGAGCGCCTGAATGTCGTGGACTGCGGTGACCTGGTTTACGCCTTCGGCGATGCCCGCAACATGAGCGAAAACCTCCAGGCTCACGCTGAAAAGCTGCTGGCGGCCGGTAAACGTATGCTTTCCTTCGGTGGCGACCACTTTGTGACGCTGCCGCTGCTGCGCGCTCACGCGAAACACTTTGGCAAAATGGCGCTGGTGCACTTCGATGCCCATACCGATACCTACGGCAACGGCAGCGAGTTTGACCACGGCACTATGTTCTATACCGCACCGAAAGAGGGTCTGATCGATCCGACCCGTTCCGTGCAGATCGGTATCCGTACCGAATTCGATAAAGACAATGGCTTTACGGTGCTGGATGCCCCGCAGGTGAACGATCGCAGCGTGGATGACGTACTGGCCCAGGTGAAGCAGATCGTGGGCGATATGCCGGTCTATCTGACCTTTGATATCGACTGTCTGGATCCCGCCCACGCGCCGGGTACCGGCACGCCGGTGATTGGCGGCCTGACCACCGATCGCGCGCTGAAGCTGGTGCGCGGGCTTAAAGATCTGAATATCGTGGGGATGGATCTGGTGGAAGTGGCGCCAGCCTACGATCAATCGGAGATCACCGCGCTGGCTGCCGCAACTCTGGCGCTGGAGATGCTCTATCTGCAGGCGTCGAAGAAAGGGCAGTAA
- the speA gene encoding biosynthetic arginine decarboxylase, whose translation MSDDISFVSGSSAGEQGTLRSMQEVAMSSQEASRMLRTYNIAWWGNNYYDVNELGHISVCPDPDIPQARVDLARLVKEREAKGQRLPALFCFPQILQHRLRSINAAFKRARESYGYHGDYFLVYPIKVNQHRRVIESLIHSGEPLGLEAGSKAELMAVLANAGMTRSVIVCNGYKDREYIRLALIGEKMGHKVYLVIEKMTEIAMVLEEAERLNVVPRLGVRARLASQGSGKWQSSGGEKSKFGLAATQVLQLVETLRAAGRLESLQLLHFHLGSQMANIRDIATGVRESARFYVELHKLGVNIQCFDVGGGLGVDYEGTRSQSDCSVNYGLNEYANNIIWAIGDACEEHGLPHPTVITESGRAVTAHHTVLVSNIIGVERNEYTVPQAPEPDAPRALQSMWETWQEMHEPANRRSLREWLHDSQMDLHDIHTGYSSGSFDLSQRAWAEQLYLNMCHEIQKQLDPQNRAHRPIIDELQERMADKLYVNFSLFQSMPDAWGIDQLFPVLPLEGLNHAPSRRAVLLDITCDSDGAIDHYVDGDGIATTMPLPDYDPENPPLLGFFMVGAYQEILGNMHNLFGDTEAVDVFVDAEGNVTVELSDEGDTVADMLRYVQLDPDTLLTRFRDQVKQTGLDDALQQQFLEEFEAGLYGYTYLEDE comes from the coding sequence ATGTCTGACGACATTTCTTTTGTTTCGGGTTCGTCAGCAGGCGAACAGGGCACACTCCGTTCAATGCAGGAGGTGGCAATGAGTTCCCAGGAGGCTAGCAGGATGCTGCGTACCTACAATATTGCCTGGTGGGGCAATAATTATTACGACGTCAATGAACTGGGCCATATCAGCGTCTGCCCGGATCCTGATATTCCGCAGGCGCGGGTCGATCTTGCCCGTCTGGTGAAGGAGCGCGAAGCGAAAGGGCAGCGTCTGCCCGCGCTGTTCTGCTTTCCCCAGATCCTGCAGCACCGGCTGCGTTCCATTAACGCAGCCTTTAAGCGCGCCCGGGAATCTTACGGCTATCACGGCGACTATTTTCTGGTCTATCCGATCAAGGTCAACCAGCATCGCCGGGTGATTGAATCGCTGATCCACTCCGGCGAACCGCTGGGGCTGGAGGCCGGTTCTAAGGCAGAACTGATGGCGGTACTGGCTAACGCCGGTATGACCCGTTCGGTGATTGTCTGTAACGGCTATAAGGATCGCGAATATATCCGCCTGGCGCTGATCGGCGAAAAGATGGGCCATAAAGTCTATCTGGTTATCGAAAAGATGACCGAGATCGCCATGGTACTGGAAGAGGCGGAGCGCCTGAATGTGGTGCCGCGCCTGGGGGTACGTGCGCGCCTGGCCTCTCAGGGATCCGGTAAATGGCAGTCTTCCGGCGGCGAGAAGTCCAAATTCGGGCTGGCGGCCACCCAGGTTCTGCAACTGGTCGAAACGCTGCGCGCAGCGGGGCGTCTGGAAAGCCTGCAACTGCTGCACTTCCACCTGGGCAGCCAGATGGCGAACATCCGCGATATCGCCACCGGGGTGCGTGAGTCGGCGCGCTTCTATGTGGAGCTGCATAAGCTGGGCGTTAATATCCAGTGCTTCGATGTTGGCGGCGGTCTGGGCGTGGATTATGAAGGTACCCGCTCGCAGTCCGACTGCTCGGTGAACTACGGACTGAACGAATACGCCAACAACATTATCTGGGCCATTGGCGACGCCTGCGAAGAGCACGGCCTGCCGCATCCGACGGTGATTACCGAATCCGGCCGCGCCGTGACCGCCCACCATACCGTGCTGGTCTCTAATATTATCGGGGTCGAGCGCAACGAATATACCGTGCCTCAGGCGCCGGAGCCGGATGCGCCCCGGGCCCTGCAAAGCATGTGGGAAACCTGGCAGGAGATGCACGAACCGGCTAACCGCCGTTCGCTGCGCGAATGGCTGCACGACAGTCAGATGGATCTGCACGATATCCACACCGGGTATTCGTCCGGCAGCTTCGATCTGAGCCAGCGCGCCTGGGCCGAGCAGCTGTATCTCAACATGTGCCATGAGATCCAGAAACAGCTCGATCCGCAGAACCGCGCTCATCGTCCGATTATCGATGAATTACAGGAGCGGATGGCGGATAAGCTTTACGTCAACTTCTCGCTGTTCCAGTCGATGCCGGATGCCTGGGGGATCGACCAGTTGTTCCCGGTGCTGCCGCTGGAAGGGCTGAATCATGCCCCCAGCCGCCGTGCCGTGCTGCTGGATATTACCTGCGATTCCGATGGCGCCATCGACCACTATGTGGACGGCGACGGGATAGCCACCACTATGCCGCTGCCGGATTACGATCCGGAAAATCCGCCGCTGCTGGGCTTCTTTATGGTAGGCGCCTATCAGGAGATCCTCGGCAATATGCATAACCTGTTCGGCGATACCGAAGCGGTGGATGTGTTTGTGGATGCCGAAGGCAACGTGACCGTAGAGCTTTCCGACGAGGGCGATACGGTGGCGGATATGCTGCGCTACGTGCAACTGGACCCTGATACGCTGCTGACCCGCTTCCGGGATCAGGTGAAACAGACCGGTCTTGACGATGCACTACAGCAGCAGTTCCTGGAAGAGTTCGAAGCCGGACTATATGGCTACACCTATCTGGAAGATGAATAA
- the metK gene encoding methionine adenosyltransferase, with protein MAKHLFTSESVSEGHPDKIADQISDAVLDAILEQDPKARVACETYVKTGMVLVGGEITTSAWVDIEEITRNTVRDIGYIHSDMGFDANSCAVLSAIGKQSPDINQGVDRSSPLEQGAGDQGLMFGYATNETDVLMPAPVTYAHRLVQRQAEVRKNGTLPWLRPDAKSQVTFQYDDGKIVGIDAVVLSTQHAEDISQADLHDAVMDEVIKPILPTEWLNESTKYFINPTGRFVIGGPMGDCGLTGRKIIVDTYGGMARHGGGAFSGKDPSKVDRSAAYAARYVAKNIVAAGLADRCEIQVSYAIGVAEPTSIMVETFGTEKVPTEQLTLLVREFFDLRPYGLIQMLDLLHPIYRETAAYGHFGREHFPWEKTDKAAQLREAAGLK; from the coding sequence ATGGCAAAACACCTTTTTACGTCCGAGTCTGTATCAGAAGGGCATCCCGATAAAATTGCTGACCAAATCTCCGATGCGGTGCTGGACGCCATTCTGGAGCAGGATCCTAAAGCACGCGTGGCCTGCGAGACTTACGTAAAAACCGGTATGGTGCTGGTCGGCGGTGAAATCACCACCAGCGCCTGGGTGGATATCGAAGAGATCACCCGTAATACGGTGCGCGATATCGGCTATATCCATTCTGATATGGGTTTCGACGCTAACTCATGCGCGGTACTGAGCGCCATCGGCAAGCAGTCTCCGGACATCAATCAGGGCGTTGACCGCAGCTCACCGCTGGAACAGGGCGCTGGCGACCAGGGTCTGATGTTTGGTTATGCCACCAACGAAACCGATGTTCTGATGCCGGCACCGGTGACCTATGCCCACCGTCTGGTACAGCGTCAGGCTGAAGTGCGTAAAAACGGCACCCTGCCGTGGCTGCGCCCGGACGCCAAAAGCCAGGTCACTTTCCAGTACGACGACGGCAAAATCGTCGGCATCGATGCCGTGGTGCTTTCCACCCAGCACGCCGAGGATATTTCTCAGGCCGATCTGCACGATGCGGTGATGGATGAGGTAATCAAGCCGATTCTGCCGACTGAATGGCTGAACGAATCCACCAAATACTTTATTAACCCGACAGGCCGTTTTGTTATCGGCGGCCCGATGGGCGACTGCGGCCTGACCGGTCGTAAGATTATTGTCGATACCTACGGCGGCATGGCCCGCCACGGCGGCGGCGCCTTCTCCGGTAAGGATCCGTCCAAGGTTGACCGCTCTGCAGCTTATGCGGCGCGCTATGTGGCGAAAAACATCGTCGCTGCCGGTCTGGCGGATCGCTGTGAGATTCAGGTTTCCTACGCTATCGGCGTGGCGGAACCGACCTCCATCATGGTGGAAACCTTCGGTACCGAGAAAGTGCCGACCGAACAGCTGACCCTGTTGGTTCGTGAGTTCTTCGATCTGCGCCCGTACGGCCTGATTCAGATGCTGGATCTGCTGCACCCGATCTACCGTGAAACCGCTGCTTACGGTCACTTTGGTCGCGAACACTTCCCGTGGGAAAAAACCGACAAAGCGGCTCAGCTGCGTGAAGCTGCCGGTCTGAAGTAA
- a CDS encoding HlyD family type I secretion periplasmic adaptor subunit, with amino-acid sequence MNTTSNLREKRLPRSSLIIWLLAALLVAFLSWASLFHLDEVTTGSGKVVPSSHEQVIQSLEGGIVHKLSVREGDLVERGQVLAQLDRTRAESSVLESVSRLNAALATAARLNAEVSNSEPVFPQELEGDSELIRQETALWKSRRDSLEKGLAGLNQGVALVQRELTMTIPLVKEGAASQVEVLRLQRQKNELENKITEMHNQYYVRAREELAKANAEIETQRSVMRGRADSLTRLTFTAPVRGIVKNIEVTTVGGVIPPNGKLMSLVPLDDQLVIEAKISPRDVAFVHPGQQAMVKITAYDYSIYGGLKGKVTMISPDTIQDEVKRDIYYYRVYILTDNNYLTNKDDDKFPIFPGMISTVDIKTGSKTILDYLLKPLNKAQEALRER; translated from the coding sequence ATGAATACAACATCTAACCTGCGGGAAAAGCGTCTGCCGCGCTCGTCGTTGATTATCTGGTTGCTGGCCGCGCTGTTGGTGGCCTTCCTGAGCTGGGCCAGCCTGTTTCATTTGGATGAGGTCACGACCGGCAGCGGCAAGGTGGTGCCGTCGTCCCATGAGCAGGTGATTCAGTCGCTGGAAGGTGGGATCGTCCATAAACTGTCGGTACGGGAAGGGGATCTGGTGGAGCGCGGCCAGGTGCTGGCGCAACTGGATCGTACCAGGGCTGAATCGAGCGTACTGGAAAGCGTATCGCGGCTGAATGCCGCCCTGGCCACAGCCGCGCGTCTGAATGCCGAGGTGAGTAATAGTGAACCAGTGTTCCCTCAGGAGCTGGAAGGCGATTCTGAGTTGATACGTCAGGAGACGGCGCTGTGGAAGTCCCGACGCGACAGCCTGGAAAAGGGGCTGGCCGGGCTGAACCAGGGCGTGGCTCTGGTTCAGCGTGAACTGACCATGACGATACCGCTGGTGAAGGAAGGGGCAGCCAGCCAGGTCGAAGTATTGCGGCTCCAGCGTCAGAAGAACGAGCTGGAGAATAAGATCACCGAAATGCATAACCAGTACTACGTACGGGCCCGCGAAGAGCTGGCGAAAGCCAATGCTGAAATTGAAACCCAGCGTTCGGTGATGCGCGGTCGTGCCGACTCCCTGACCCGGCTGACCTTTACCGCGCCGGTGCGCGGCATTGTGAAAAATATTGAAGTCACCACGGTGGGGGGCGTGATTCCGCCTAACGGTAAGCTGATGAGCCTGGTGCCGCTGGACGACCAGTTGGTGATTGAGGCGAAGATCTCGCCGCGGGACGTTGCCTTTGTTCATCCCGGCCAGCAGGCAATGGTCAAGATCACCGCCTATGACTACTCCATCTACGGCGGCCTGAAAGGGAAGGTGACGATGATTTCCCCCGATACCATTCAGGATGAGGTGAAACGCGATATTTACTACTACCGGGTTTATATCCTGACTGATAACAATTATCTGACCAACAAGGACGATGATAAGTTTCCGATATTCCCGGGGATGATCTCCACGGTAGATATTAAAACCGGGAGTAAAACGATTCTGGATTATCTGCTGAAGCCGTTGAATAAAGCTCAGGAGGCACTGCGCGAACGTTAA
- a CDS encoding type I secretion system permease/ATPase yields the protein MSTTSPRYEPWLEAMLNIARHYRLDYSEEHVRVAISHESHLPHHQVLEEMARQLGLGAHSVPPDVSLIDPWRLPLVAEFSEGQIAVLTRMDGDQNVVLQFSGDGGLETTMPRAELVSRLKALLVLRPLESIPDARVDDYVKPWQKNWFWSLALKDWRRYGDIMLAAMVANVLALAGMLFSMQVYDRVVPAQSQPTLWVLFGGVMLAILFEFMMRMLRTHVSDVVGKRADLRISERVFAHALRIRNGARPKSTGSFISQIRELEAVRDLITSTTISALSDLPFFLLFVFILWMIGGPLVFVVLLAIPLLLIPGLLVQRALARLSSEGMRESAIRNATLVEAVQGIEDIKLQRAEQRFQNQWNHTNDVAASVAMKQRWITSMLLTWTQEVQSIVYAVVLLVGCYLVIDGDMTTGALVGTSILASRTIAPLSQISGILSRWQSAKVARKGLDDLMQRPIDDPGHGKRVHKAHLRGHYQLKNVGFYYDEEAKVNDVTIAGLEIKAGERIAILGRNGAGKSTLLQLLAGMQIPQQGQILLDNTGLSRLDPQDVRRDMQLLSQQARLFFGSIRDNITLGRPLASDEEIYQALLISGADEFVRKQKEGLNYAIAEGGAGLSGGQRQALLLARALIARPNILLLDEPTAWLDEISEKRFIAHLQQWLGPSRTLVVSTHRLSILALVERIIVMDGGRVVMDGPRDVVLK from the coding sequence ATGAGTACAACATCCCCCCGTTACGAGCCCTGGCTGGAGGCGATGCTGAATATCGCCCGCCATTACCGGCTCGATTATTCAGAAGAGCATGTGCGCGTCGCCATCAGTCACGAAAGCCATCTGCCGCACCATCAGGTGCTGGAAGAGATGGCGCGCCAGCTGGGGCTTGGCGCCCATAGCGTACCGCCCGATGTTTCGCTGATTGACCCCTGGCGTCTGCCGCTGGTGGCGGAATTCAGCGAGGGGCAGATTGCGGTGCTGACCCGCATGGACGGCGACCAGAACGTCGTGTTGCAGTTTAGCGGCGATGGCGGTTTGGAAACCACCATGCCGCGCGCGGAACTGGTGTCACGCCTGAAGGCGTTGCTGGTGCTGCGCCCGCTGGAATCCATTCCCGATGCCCGGGTAGACGACTACGTGAAGCCATGGCAGAAGAACTGGTTCTGGTCTCTGGCGCTGAAGGACTGGCGGCGTTACGGCGATATTATGCTGGCGGCGATGGTGGCTAACGTGCTGGCGCTGGCCGGGATGCTGTTTTCGATGCAGGTTTACGACCGCGTGGTGCCCGCCCAGTCGCAGCCCACCCTGTGGGTGCTGTTCGGCGGCGTGATGCTGGCGATTCTGTTCGAATTTATGATGCGAATGCTGCGCACCCACGTTTCTGACGTGGTGGGCAAACGGGCCGATCTGCGAATTTCCGAACGGGTGTTTGCCCACGCGCTGCGCATCCGCAACGGCGCCAGGCCGAAATCTACCGGTTCGTTTATTTCCCAGATTCGCGAGCTGGAAGCGGTGCGCGATCTGATTACCTCCACCACCATCAGCGCGCTGTCCGACCTGCCGTTCTTCCTGCTGTTCGTCTTTATTCTGTGGATGATCGGAGGGCCGCTGGTGTTTGTGGTGCTGCTGGCGATTCCGCTGTTGTTGATCCCCGGGTTACTGGTGCAGCGGGCGCTGGCGCGACTTTCCAGCGAAGGGATGCGCGAGTCGGCGATTCGCAACGCCACCCTGGTCGAGGCGGTGCAGGGCATTGAGGACATCAAACTGCAGCGCGCCGAGCAGCGCTTCCAGAACCAGTGGAACCATACCAACGATGTGGCCGCCTCGGTGGCGATGAAGCAGCGCTGGATCACCAGCATGCTGCTGACCTGGACCCAGGAGGTACAGTCCATCGTCTATGCCGTGGTGCTGCTGGTGGGCTGCTATCTGGTGATCGACGGCGATATGACCACCGGCGCGCTGGTGGGAACCTCGATTCTCGCTTCGCGCACCATCGCGCCGCTGTCGCAAATCTCCGGCATTTTGTCGCGCTGGCAGTCGGCGAAGGTGGCCCGCAAAGGGTTGGACGATCTGATGCAGCGGCCAATCGACGATCCGGGTCACGGTAAGCGGGTTCACAAGGCTCATTTGCGCGGCCACTACCAGTTGAAGAACGTCGGTTTCTACTACGACGAAGAGGCAAAGGTGAACGATGTCACCATTGCGGGGCTGGAAATTAAGGCCGGTGAACGTATTGCGATTCTGGGCCGCAACGGCGCCGGTAAGAGCACGCTGCTTCAGTTACTGGCGGGAATGCAGATACCGCAGCAGGGGCAGATTCTGCTGGATAACACCGGCCTGTCGCGACTGGATCCTCAGGATGTGCGCCGCGATATGCAGCTACTGAGCCAGCAGGCGCGCCTGTTCTTTGGTTCTATTCGCGACAACATTACCCTGGGGCGGCCGCTGGCCAGCGATGAGGAGATCTACCAGGCGCTTTTGATCAGCGGCGCCGATGAGTTTGTACGCAAGCAGAAAGAGGGGCTGAACTACGCCATTGCCGAAGGGGGGGCCGGGCTGTCGGGGGGACAGCGCCAGGCGTTGCTGCTGGCAAGGGCGCTGATTGCGCGTCCCAATATTCTGCTGCTGGACGAGCCCACGGCCTGGCTGGATGAGATCAGCGAGAAACGCTTTATCGCCCATTTGCAGCAGTGGCTGGGCCCCAGCCGTACTCTGGTGGTCTCCACCCATCGCCTGTCGATTCTGGCGCTGGTCGAGCGGATTATCGTGATGGATGGCGGACGCGTGGTCATGGATGGGCCACGGGATGTGGTGCTTAAATAG